ACCACCTGTTGTGGGGCACCGATTCCATCTGGTGGGGCTCGCCGCAGTGGCAGATCGAGGCCTTCCGCCGCCTGGAGATGCCGGACAGCTTGCAAAAGCGCTTCGGCTACAAGCCGCTGACCGACGACGTGAAGCGCAAGGTCTTTGGCCTGAATGCCGCCCGCGTGTATGGCGTGGACCCCAAGACCAAGCTCAACCCAATGCCGAATGACTACGTGGAGCGCCTGCGCAAGCTCTACAAGCAGGCGGGCGCGCCCACGCCGTCGAACACCCAGTACGGCTGGGTTCGGGCGGAGTCGGTGGCGCTTCACTGAGACGATCGGGAATCGTGGGAATGGAAAGGCCCTCACAAGGGCGAAGGCCTTTCAGGTCGTCTAATCGCGGTTCTTGCGCTTGATCTCGATATTCAGCCGCTTGATCTTCTGATTGAGGGTGGAGAGCGGGATGTGGAAGCGCTCGGCGGCCTCGGTCTGGTTCCAGTTGCACTTGTCGAGCATGTCGGTGATGATACGCCGCTCGCATTCCTCGATGATGTCGAACAGCGAGGCGTCGGGACGCTCCTCGAAGGCGGGAACGGCCACACCGCGCCCGGTGATGGAAGGCGGCAGCAGGTCGGCGGTAACCACCGACCCCGAGGCCAGCACTACCGCGCGCTCGATCACGTTCTCCAGTTCGCGCACGTTTCCCGGCCACTGGTAATCCAGGAGGGCACGAAGGGCGTCGGACGCGATCTTCAGCTCCGGCTTGCCGTTCTCCTCGCAGAACCGTTTCAGGAAGTGCTGCACCAGCAGGGGGACGTCTTCCGGGCGCCGGCGGAGCGGCGGCAGTTCCACCGAGATCACGTTCAGGCGATAGAAGAGGTCTTCGCGGAACTTGCCTTCCTGCACCGCTTGCTTGAGGTCGAGGTTGGTGGCCGCGATCACCCGCACGTCCACCTGGATCTCCTGCACACCGCCCAGGTGCATGAATTTCCTGTCCTGCAGCACGCGCAGGATCTTGGCCTGGGTCTCCAGGCTCATGGTGCCGATCTCGTCGAGGAAGATGGTGCCGCCGTTGGCCACCTCGAACAGGCCCTTCTTGGAGCTGACCGCGCTGGTGAACGCGCCCTTGACGTGGCCGAAAAGGGTGGACTCGAGCAGGTCGGTGGGCATGGAGCCGGCGTTGACCGGCACGAATGCGCGGTCCTTGCGCGGCGAGTTCATGTGGATGGCCTTGGCCACCAGTTCCTTGCCGGTGCCGCTCTCGCCCTGGATCAGCACCGTGGAGCGGCTGGGCGCCACCTGGGCAATGAGGTCGAAGACCCGCAGCATGACCTCGCTGCGGCCGACGATGTTCTCGAAGCTGTAGCGTTGTTTCAGCGCCCGCTTGAGCTGGACGTTCTCCTGCTCCGCCTGGCGGCGGGCGATGGCCGCCCGGATGTCGGCCAGCAGCTTCTCGTTGTCCCACGGCTTCTGGATGAAGTTGACCGCGCCCGCCTGCATGGCGTTGACCGCGTTCTCCACCGTGCCGTAGGCAGTGATCATCATGACCGCCAGTTCAGGGTCGCGCTCGCGGATGTCCTTCAGGATCTCCAGGCCGTTGCGGTCGGGCAGCGCGAAGTCCAGCAGGACCAGGTCGAACGGCCGCTCGGCGATGCGGGCCAGGCCCTCCTCGCCGGTCTCCGCGCTTTCGACCGAGTAATTCTCCAGCAGGAGCAGGGTCTCCAGCGATTCGCGGATGGCCTCTTCGTCGTCAATGATCAGGATGCTCGGCGCCGCAGCCTCTTCTTCCACGCGGACCCGCTGTGCCATTACCGCCGCTTCAGACATGGTTTCCTCTTCACAACTGCGATCTCTGCGGGCTCATGTGCCCGCCACCTGGACAGCCCTCAAGCATTCACGGCCTTCCGCACCATGGGGAATTCCAGGTAGAAGGTCGTGCCTTCTCCCGGCCGGCTCTCCACCCGGATCTTGCCGGCGTGCTCCTGGATGATCCCGTAGGTGACCGAGAGCCCCAGCCCGGTTCCCCGCGGCTGTCCGTCGCGGGGATTGTTCTTGGTGGTGAAGAACGGGTCGTAGATGCGCTGGATGTGCTCGGGTGCAATGCCGCTGCCGCTGTCCTGGACGATCACCGTGACGCTGTTCCCGTTGGAGGTGGTCACCGACAACGTCCCGCCGCCCACCATCGCGTCCTTGGCATTCAAGAACAGGTTCAGGAACACCTGCTGGAGCTTCCCGGCATTGCCGTGGATGCGCGGCACATCCGCCGCCAGCGACGGCTGCACCTTCACTCGCGCCGTCCTCATCTGGTGGTCCAACAGCGCCAGGGTGTCGCTGATGATCTTGTTGATGTCCACGTCGCCGAACTCGCCTCCGCTGGTGCGGGAGAAGTTCAGCAGATTGTTCACGATCTCGGACGCGCGGAAGGTTTGGCGGGTGATCTTCTCCAGCAGCTCGGACT
This sequence is a window from Terriglobales bacterium. Protein-coding genes within it:
- a CDS encoding sigma-54 dependent transcriptional regulator; amino-acid sequence: MSEAAVMAQRVRVEEEAAAPSILIIDDEEAIRESLETLLLLENYSVESAETGEEGLARIAERPFDLVLLDFALPDRNGLEILKDIRERDPELAVMMITAYGTVENAVNAMQAGAVNFIQKPWDNEKLLADIRAAIARRQAEQENVQLKRALKQRYSFENIVGRSEVMLRVFDLIAQVAPSRSTVLIQGESGTGKELVAKAIHMNSPRKDRAFVPVNAGSMPTDLLESTLFGHVKGAFTSAVSSKKGLFEVANGGTIFLDEIGTMSLETQAKILRVLQDRKFMHLGGVQEIQVDVRVIAATNLDLKQAVQEGKFREDLFYRLNVISVELPPLRRRPEDVPLLVQHFLKRFCEENGKPELKIASDALRALLDYQWPGNVRELENVIERAVVLASGSVVTADLLPPSITGRGVAVPAFEERPDASLFDIIEECERRIITDMLDKCNWNQTEAAERFHIPLSTLNQKIKRLNIEIKRKNRD